One stretch of Limnohabitans sp. DNA includes these proteins:
- a CDS encoding peptidylprolyl isomerase, producing the protein MGLLAPLSALAQTPPDKSSKVRISTSLGDFEAELYADKAPKTVANFLQYVNDKHYDGTIFHRVIAGFMVQGGGYDAQYRERKTRAPVQHEGRQALAAGLKNATGTLAMARTNDPQSATSQFFINVVDNAFLDPSFQGFGYTVFGKVTSGMDVVQKIRTTPTGAGGPFPSDVPRTPVIIQSITLLK; encoded by the coding sequence ATGGGTCTTTTGGCTCCGCTGTCTGCCTTGGCTCAGACTCCACCAGATAAGTCAAGCAAGGTGCGCATCAGCACATCTTTAGGCGACTTTGAAGCCGAGCTTTATGCCGACAAGGCCCCTAAAACCGTCGCCAATTTTTTGCAATATGTCAACGACAAGCACTACGACGGCACGATTTTCCATCGGGTCATTGCAGGCTTTATGGTGCAAGGCGGTGGTTATGACGCCCAGTACCGGGAACGCAAAACCCGTGCCCCGGTGCAGCACGAGGGCCGTCAAGCCCTGGCTGCTGGCCTGAAAAACGCCACCGGCACATTGGCCATGGCGCGCACCAATGACCCACAATCTGCCACTTCACAGTTTTTTATCAACGTGGTGGACAACGCATTCTTGGACCCCAGTTTTCAAGGCTTCGGCTACACCGTTTTTGGCAAAGTCACGTCCGGCATGGACGTGGTCCAAAAAATCAGAACCACCCCCACAGGTGCGGGCGGCCCTTTCCCCTCGGATGTCCCACGGACGCCGGTCATCATTCAATCCATCACCTTGTTGAAGTAA
- a CDS encoding peptidylprolyl isomerase has product MSNPQVELHITGYGVITLELDAEKAPKSTENFLTYVNKGHYNNTIFHRVIPGFMIQGGGFEPGMSQKPTDATIENEANNGLKNDEYTVAMARTSAPHSASSQFFINVAKNDFLNHTAPSMQGWGYAVFGKVVKGSEVVDQIKGVKTGNRGGHGDVPKEDVVIEKAVAL; this is encoded by the coding sequence ATGAGCAACCCACAAGTCGAACTGCACATCACCGGATACGGCGTCATCACCCTCGAGCTGGACGCTGAAAAAGCCCCCAAGTCAACCGAAAACTTTCTGACCTATGTGAACAAGGGCCATTACAACAACACGATTTTTCACCGCGTCATCCCCGGCTTCATGATTCAGGGCGGCGGCTTTGAGCCCGGCATGAGCCAAAAGCCCACCGATGCCACCATCGAAAACGAAGCCAACAACGGCCTGAAAAACGACGAGTACACCGTGGCCATGGCCCGCACCTCGGCACCCCACTCGGCCTCGTCGCAGTTTTTCATCAACGTTGCCAAAAACGACTTCTTGAACCACACCGCGCCCTCCATGCAAGGCTGGGGCTACGCCGTGTTTGGCAAGGTGGTCAAGGGCAGCGAAGTGGTCGATCAGATCAAAGGCGTGAAGACCGGAAACCGTGGTGGCCACGGTGACGTGCCCAAAGAAGATGTCGTGATTGAAAAGGCCGTCGCGCTTTGA